A single window of Meriones unguiculatus strain TT.TT164.6M chromosome Y unlocalized genomic scaffold, Bangor_MerUng_6.1 ChrY_unordered_Scaffold_23, whole genome shotgun sequence DNA harbors:
- the LOC132651569 gene encoding endogenous retrovirus group K member 6 Gag polyprotein-like has protein sequence MGHSLSKEASFIKDLKASLRERGIRVKKKDLINFFIYIDKACPWFMLDGPTIHPKKWQKVGRELNQKLTEEGNQSLSPTVFSFWGIIRDIVEDADNDAGKRQLLSVAEYCLSSSKQNSPAASRPPSRASDSFSLANASPLPSLPRLYPPLPTADVPPPYSGTPNHKESLKSLGPPVSPAQDPEPLDPGDAAALEDKAAQYHNDDDPPLASAPLPSAPFVLPSFPTLPTDILSETRSRLSAQASRISGPSQSTPTRPDHVSIRILDDEASDEQNSESESDSKEGPQAPNSSSAPASSSAKARTKSSSKEPGDFHLLRFKKLEKLNSAVRTYGPNAPFTISLLESMAGGGFLTPSEWLTVVQSVLTRGQFLSWQADWYDCCRNLDNNNFKNPDKASAKWTFNKLTGQEKYAPEQVQRAFPVGLLAQAHGAALAAWRAIPVKGSVLSPLTKIIQGNNEDYSEFLGRLLEAAERSLGSDKIEQKESKLLKQLAFENANSACKAALRGKYKDKDLPEMIRICSDVDTFTHKMSQAISLVMGATQGPSSKFPCFKCGQVRHFARQCLNKILPLQDKMEGFLVSCPLLFVHVVDGANIGPLPAAPKWMLREILSLPHRET, from the exons ATGGGGCATTCTTTGTCTAAGGAGGCGTCCTTCATTAAGGATCTTAAAGCCTCCCTTCGAGAGAGAGGAATTAGGGTCAAGaaaaaagatttaataaatttctttatttacattgACAAGGCCTGTCCTTGGTTTATGTTGGATGGCCCTACCATTCATCCCAAAAAATGGCAAAAGGTAGGACGTGAGCTCAATCAAAAATTAACTGAGGAAGGAAATCAATCACTCTCCCCTACAGTCTTTTCCTTTTGGGGCATTATTAGAGATATTGTTGAGGATGCTGACAATGATGCTGGCAAACGACAGTTACTTTCGGTTGCTGAATATTGTCTTTCTTCATCCAAGCAAAATTCACCCGCCGCTTCTCGTCCTCCCTCTCGTGcttctgattccttctctttGGCTAACGCCTCTCCTCTTCCTAGCCTCCCTCGACTTTATCCGCCTCTTCCCACTGCTGATGTCCCGCCACCATACTCTGGAACGCCTAAtcacaaagaatctttaaaatcccTTGGCCCACCCGTCTCTCCTGCACAAGATCCTGAACCTCTAGATCCTGGAGATGCCGCTGCGCTCGAGGACAAGGCTGCTCAATATCATAATGATGATGACCCTCCACTCGCCTCCGCACCTctgccatctgctccttttgTCCTCCCATCCTTCCCTACACTGCCTACAGATATCCTCTCCGAGACCCGGTCTCGTCTTTCTGCCCAA GCAAGCCGTATTTCTGGCCCTTCTCAATCCACGCCTACTCGCCCTGATCATGTTAGCATTAGAATCCTTGACGATGAGGCCTCCGATGAACAAAATAGCGAAAGTGAAAGTGACAGCAAAGAGGGGCCCCAGGCTCCCAACTCCTCTAGCGCCCCTGCTAGTTCTTCCGCTAAAGCCAGAACAAAATCCTCCTCCAAGGAGCCTGGTGACTTTCATCTCCTTCGcttcaaaaaattagaaaaacttaaCTCAGCCGTCCGCACCTATGGCCCTAATGCTCCTTTTACTATTTCCCTCCTTGAAAGTATGGCTGGGGGCGGATTCCTGACACCCAGTGAGTGGCTTACTGTTGTCCAATCGGTTCTCACAAGAGGCCAATTTCTCTCATGGCAGGCTGACTGGTATGACTGCTGCCGCAATCTGgataataacaattttaaaaatcctgACAAAGCCTCAGCAAAATGGACATTTAATAAATTAACAGGACAGGAAAAATATGCTCCAGAACAAGTACAGCGTGCTTTTCCTGTCGGGCTCTTAGCTCAAGCCCATGGGGCTGCCCTTGCCGCCTGGCGGGCAATTCCAGTTAAGGGGTCTGTTCTTTCACCCTTAACAAAGATTATCCAAGGCAATAATGAGGACTATTCAGAATTTTTGGGGCGCCTCCTTGAGGCGGCGGAGCGATCATTGGGATCcgataaaatagaacaaaaagaaagtaaactccTTAAACAGCTGGCCTTTGAAAATGCTAACTCTGCCTGTAAGGCAGCCCTGCGGGGCAAATATAAAGATAAGGACCTTCCTGAGATGATTCGTATCTGCTCAGATGTTGACACCTTTACTCATAAGATGTCTCAGGCCATAAGTCTAGTCATGGGAGCCACACAAGGCCCCAGTTCAAAATTCCCTTGTTTTAAATGTGGACAAGTGCGACATTTTGCACGGCAATGCCTCAACAAAATTCTTCCCCTTCAGGACAAAATGGAGGGCTTCCTCGTCTCTTGCCCACTACTGTTTGTACACGTTGTTGACGGGGCAAACATTGGGCCGCTGCCTGCTGCTCCAAAATGGATGCTGCGGGaaatcctctccctcccccacagggAAACATGA